A stretch of the Streptosporangium sp. NBC_01755 genome encodes the following:
- a CDS encoding DUF1707 SHOCT-like domain-containing protein: MSVTRRRRRSPGRDYGRDVESPRPPATRHNSPEPRPADLRAGDVDRERVAAVLGDALADGRLSHDEHDERTDALYRARTLGELSALTADLLPPEAQPLRIDVGPVTALFGSEERTGRWVVPTRFSATAICANVKLDLCEAVLQSSRVTLQVTVVGGTLTLIVPEGVRIEMPASSFMGGKKNQVPPASPDGPVIEITGVVTLGNIVAKSPKRPRRPWFRR; this comes from the coding sequence ATGTCGGTGACCCGGCGACGCCGCCGGAGCCCCGGCAGGGATTATGGTCGAGATGTGGAGAGTCCCCGGCCCCCTGCCACCCGTCATAACAGCCCCGAGCCACGTCCCGCCGACCTGAGGGCCGGAGACGTCGACCGTGAGAGGGTGGCCGCCGTGCTGGGCGACGCGCTCGCCGATGGACGTCTCAGCCACGACGAGCACGACGAGCGCACCGACGCGCTCTACCGCGCCCGCACGCTGGGCGAGCTCTCCGCACTCACCGCCGACCTGCTCCCACCGGAGGCACAGCCGCTCCGCATCGACGTCGGCCCGGTGACGGCCCTGTTCGGCTCCGAGGAGCGTACGGGCCGCTGGGTCGTGCCGACCAGGTTCTCCGCCACCGCGATCTGCGCCAACGTCAAGCTCGATCTGTGCGAGGCAGTGCTTCAGTCCAGCCGGGTGACCCTGCAGGTCACCGTGGTGGGCGGCACCCTCACCCTGATCGTCCCCGAGGGCGTGCGGATCGAGATGCCCGCCTCATCCTTCATGGGGGGCAAGAAGAATCAGGTCCCCCCGGCCTCGCCCGACGGCCCGGTCATCGAGATCACCGGCGTCGTCACGCTCGGGAACATCGTGGCCAAGTCCCCCAAGCGCCCTCGCCGCCCTTGGTTTCGCCGCTGA
- a CDS encoding TetR/AcrR family transcriptional regulator has translation MSSDTERLVKGVGGRTSERGAATRVALLSAAREIFVTSGFAEAGVTDVVARAGASVGSLYHHFSGKADLYLTLFDEFQARQTQRTKQAVGEARAAGESDPMRLFIAGARAYLEGCLAEREISALFLRGDGPPGFEVIVRDRLRQWAKRNAALFEGDEGALVVVLTGALAAAVSEVALSDDEDASRALAEDVLAIIAQIRRP, from the coding sequence ATGAGCAGCGACACAGAACGGCTGGTGAAAGGCGTGGGCGGACGGACCTCCGAGCGAGGAGCCGCCACGCGCGTCGCGCTTCTGTCCGCCGCCAGGGAGATTTTCGTCACAAGCGGGTTCGCCGAGGCCGGGGTCACGGACGTGGTCGCCCGCGCGGGGGCGAGCGTCGGCAGCCTTTACCACCATTTTTCCGGCAAGGCCGACCTCTACCTTACGCTCTTCGACGAGTTCCAGGCCCGGCAGACCCAGCGGACCAAACAGGCGGTCGGTGAGGCCAGGGCGGCGGGCGAGAGCGATCCGATGCGGCTGTTCATCGCCGGGGCCCGCGCCTACCTGGAGGGCTGCCTGGCCGAGCGGGAGATCTCCGCGCTGTTCCTGCGTGGTGACGGGCCGCCGGGGTTCGAGGTCATCGTGCGCGACCGGCTCCGGCAGTGGGCCAAGCGCAACGCCGCTCTGTTCGAGGGGGACGAGGGAGCGCTGGTCGTGGTCCTCACCGGGGCGCTCGCCGCCGCGGTCTCCGAGGTTGCCCTGTCCGACGACGAGGACGCCTCACGGGCGCTCGCCGAGGACGTGCTGGCCATCATCGCCCAGATTCGCCGCCCCTGA
- a CDS encoding aminotransferase-like domain-containing protein has product MADLHLIVDRAAGGVAAQIARELREAVRRGRLAAGVRLPASRELARDLGLSRGVVVEAYEQLVAEGFLISRTGAGTTVAPAAGRPTAVSSAVPGGLFRPRDNTPPLAGPGPASPAKDRESYHGRRSTAPDLGAFPRERWLASMRRTLTALPVEALDYGDPGGVPILREELAAYLGRVRAANVICDNLVIVGGVAQGLSLTVQALAGRLPRVRARHDLDWFVQRVAHSVSSPGRILLAVEDPAGVRQLPLLRAAGADLVAVPVDDEGIDVGALARTGARAVMLTPAHQYPTGVVLSPRRRAELIEWAAATGAMILEDDYDAEFRFDRDPVGCLQGLAADRVVLIGSVSKSLAPGLRLGWVVAPPEIAESLRLARGELDLGSPVLEQYVLADFVATGDYDRHLRRMRRQYRSRRDALVLALGEHLPEITVRGVSAGLHLLAELPYGWDEASVTDRAEECGLAVEPVGPMRYAPGPPALLMGFARLPVHRADQTIRALAGALGPGPRGAR; this is encoded by the coding sequence TTGGCCGATCTGCATCTCATCGTCGACCGTGCGGCGGGCGGCGTCGCCGCCCAGATCGCCCGCGAGCTCCGCGAGGCGGTACGGCGCGGACGCCTGGCCGCCGGGGTCCGGCTGCCCGCCAGCCGCGAGCTGGCCAGAGACCTGGGGCTCTCCCGGGGCGTGGTGGTCGAGGCGTACGAGCAGCTCGTCGCCGAGGGCTTCCTGATCTCCAGGACCGGGGCGGGCACCACGGTGGCCCCGGCCGCGGGCCGCCCCACCGCCGTTTCCAGCGCCGTTCCCGGTGGCCTTTTCCGGCCGCGGGACAACACGCCCCCGCTCGCCGGCCCGGGGCCGGCGAGCCCCGCGAAGGACCGCGAGTCGTATCACGGGCGCCGCTCCACCGCGCCCGACCTGGGCGCGTTCCCCAGGGAGCGGTGGCTGGCCTCGATGAGGCGTACGCTCACCGCGCTGCCCGTCGAGGCCCTGGACTACGGCGACCCCGGCGGCGTTCCCATCCTCCGTGAGGAGCTGGCCGCCTACCTCGGGAGGGTCCGGGCGGCCAATGTGATCTGCGACAACCTGGTCATCGTGGGCGGAGTGGCGCAGGGGCTGAGCCTCACCGTTCAGGCGCTCGCGGGAAGGCTTCCCCGGGTTCGGGCGCGCCACGACCTCGACTGGTTCGTCCAGCGGGTCGCGCACTCCGTGTCCTCCCCGGGCCGGATCCTGCTGGCGGTCGAGGACCCGGCCGGGGTGCGCCAGCTCCCGCTGCTCCGCGCGGCGGGAGCCGACCTGGTCGCCGTCCCCGTGGACGACGAGGGCATCGATGTCGGGGCACTGGCCCGGACCGGGGCGCGGGCGGTGATGCTCACTCCCGCGCACCAGTACCCGACGGGGGTGGTGCTCTCGCCCCGCCGCCGCGCCGAGTTGATCGAGTGGGCCGCCGCGACCGGCGCGATGATCCTGGAGGACGACTACGACGCGGAGTTCCGTTTCGACCGCGACCCGGTGGGCTGCCTGCAGGGGCTGGCCGCCGACCGGGTGGTCCTGATCGGGAGCGTCAGCAAGTCCCTGGCCCCAGGGCTCCGCCTGGGCTGGGTGGTCGCTCCGCCCGAGATCGCCGAGTCGCTGCGGCTGGCCCGCGGCGAGCTGGACCTGGGCTCGCCCGTACTGGAGCAGTACGTCCTGGCCGACTTCGTGGCGACCGGCGACTACGACCGGCACCTGAGAAGGATGCGCCGGCAGTACCGCTCCCGGCGCGACGCCCTGGTGCTGGCCCTCGGCGAGCACCTGCCCGAGATCACCGTACGGGGCGTCTCGGCCGGGCTCCATCTGCTCGCCGAGCTGCCGTACGGCTGGGATGAGGCATCGGTGACGGACAGGGCGGAGGAATGCGGGCTGGCGGTCGAGCCGGTAGGTCCGATGCGCTACGCCCCCGGCCCGCCCGCGCTGTTGATGGGCTTCGCCCGCCTGCCCGTACACCGCGCCGACCAGACGATCCGCGCCCTCGCGGGTGCCCTGGGACCAGGGCCTAGGGGCGCGCGGTGA
- the glpX gene encoding class II fructose-bisphosphatase, with translation MSDQTSVPAALATGEHAPDRNLALELVRVTEAAAMAAARWVGRGDKNGADGAAVNAMRQLINTVSMRGVVVIGEGEKDNAPMLYNGENVGDGSGAACDVAVDPIDGTRLTALGMPNGISVIAVSERGSMYDPSAVFYMDKLVTGPEAASSVDINAPVADNIAAVARAKGGEPSDVTVVILDRPRHEKIIQEIRETGARIRLITDGDVAGAIMAARVGTGVDLMLGIGGTPEGIIAACALKCLGGVIQGRLWPQDDAERRRALDAGLDLDATLSTDDLVRSDDVFFAATGITDGELMQGVRYRAGRAITNSLVMRGRSGTIRKIESEHQLWKLRAYSAINFDSAG, from the coding sequence ATGTCTGATCAGACGTCCGTTCCCGCCGCCCTCGCCACGGGCGAGCACGCCCCTGATCGCAACCTCGCCCTGGAGTTGGTCCGCGTCACGGAGGCGGCCGCGATGGCCGCGGCCCGCTGGGTCGGGCGGGGTGACAAGAACGGTGCCGACGGCGCCGCGGTGAACGCGATGCGCCAGCTGATCAACACGGTGTCGATGCGCGGCGTGGTGGTGATCGGCGAGGGCGAAAAGGACAACGCGCCGATGCTCTACAACGGTGAAAACGTGGGTGACGGCAGCGGCGCGGCGTGCGATGTGGCGGTCGACCCGATCGACGGCACCCGGCTGACCGCGCTCGGCATGCCCAACGGGATCTCGGTGATCGCGGTCAGCGAGCGCGGCTCGATGTACGACCCGTCCGCCGTCTTCTACATGGACAAGCTGGTCACCGGCCCCGAGGCCGCCTCGTCAGTGGACATCAACGCGCCGGTGGCCGACAACATCGCCGCGGTGGCCCGCGCCAAGGGCGGCGAGCCCTCGGACGTGACCGTGGTCATCCTCGACCGGCCCCGCCACGAAAAGATCATCCAGGAGATCCGGGAGACCGGTGCCCGGATCAGGCTCATCACCGACGGCGACGTGGCCGGTGCGATCATGGCGGCCCGGGTGGGCACCGGCGTCGACCTGATGCTCGGCATCGGCGGCACGCCGGAGGGCATCATCGCCGCGTGCGCCCTCAAGTGCCTCGGCGGCGTCATCCAGGGCAGGCTCTGGCCGCAGGACGACGCCGAACGCCGCCGGGCGCTGGACGCGGGCCTCGATCTCGACGCCACGCTGAGCACGGACGACCTGGTCAGGTCCGACGACGTGTTCTTCGCGGCCACCGGAATCACCGACGGTGAGCTGATGCAGGGCGTCCGCTACCGCGCGGGGCGGGCCATCACCAATTCCCTGGTCATGCGCGGCCGTTCCGGGACGATCCGGAAGATCGAGAGCGAGCACCAGCTCTGGAAGCTGCGGGCGTACAGCGCGATCAACTTCGACAGCGCCGGCTGA